A genomic segment from Echeneis naucrates chromosome 20, fEcheNa1.1, whole genome shotgun sequence encodes:
- the pign gene encoding GPI ethanolamine phosphate transferase 1: MRIITFFLVGLIVHVIFFISIFDIYFTSPLVHGMTPQTMSLAPPASRLVLVVADGLRADSLFTLHSNGSSRAPYLRTIIKESGTWGVSHTRVPTESRPGHVALIAGFYEDVSAVAKGWKENPVEFDSVFNESRHTWCWGSPDILPMFAKGATGDHVYTYTYPAEEEDFASTDASRLDSWVFAQVKSFFQSAKSNSSLRASLHEDKNVFFLHLLGIDTNGHAHRPMSQEYLENIGLVDNGLSEMVSLVEDFFGYDGKTAYVFTSDHGMTNWGSHGAGHPSETLTPLVVWGAGVNSAQTVTEPQPYEDGYLQDWKLEHLRRVDVSQADIAPLMASLIGVPIPVNSVGVLPLPYLNNSDLFKAESMYTNAIQVLEQFKMKMAQKKETTLSFLFTPYQLLTESKQAEFIHKARILIQLGKYEDAISLCQSLISHSLEGLVYYHTYDRFFLGCSVVLGFVGWTSYVALVILKTHASLNRRPSILKQDQSNTLARLCMCVTAVITLFLFIQRSPATYYIYCLLPVPVWYSVLKESGTLTDLIKSAPSLPLWKCFGYFVLVAFGIELLVVSFFYRTMLTVGLAVLSLWPFLSGVFGIAKYRSLSWFFSCLFLALFPLMPVVGREPNMHLVACAGLLTLFTSVCYLWSSQRQTPLHLSDRQLFVAQMLHVAMCAYVPSLTHSSLQQKQGLPLFNQIISWATLASSMLVPLVSSTRIFHRLLSILLSLTATYLLLSTGSEALFPPVLSWLMFVWINIEQEAMLAQGLSGRQELSSIDFSANIDIAKIRQLKLDDIRRSYFFVFFIITAFFGTGNIASINSFDPASVYCFLTVFNPFIMGGLMMWKVIIPFIIVMCTFETIQVATQLSSRSLFLIVLVISDLMALHFFFLVQDYGSWLDIGTSISHYVIVMSMTIFLMLLSVVTHILTSQRLIMWKRPKSHFS; the protein is encoded by the exons ATGAGGATAATCACCTTTTTCCTGGTTGGACTGATAGTCCACGTGATCTTCTTCATTTCTATCTTTGACATCTATTTCACCTCCCCCCTGGTCCATGGCATGACACCCCAAACTATGTCACTGGCACCCCCTGCTTCCAGACTGGTGTTAGTGGTTGCTGATGGCCTCAGAGCAGACAGTCTCTTCACCTTGCACTCCAATGGCTCATCCCGGGCTCCATATCTGAG GACCATTATAAAGGAGAGTGGCACCTGGGGTGTGTCTCACACACGTGTGCCTACTGAGTCCAGGCCGGGTCATGTTGCTCTCATAGCAGGCTTCTATGAAGATGTCAGTGCTGTTGCTAAAG gctgGAAGGAGAATCCTGTGGAGTttgactctgtgtttaatgaGAGCAGACACACCTGGTGCTGGGGCAGCCCTGATATTCTACCTATGTTTGCCAAAG GTGCCACTGGAGACCATGTGTACACCTACACATACCCCGCAGAGGAAGAGGATTTTGCTTCCACTGATGCTTCCAGACTAGACAGCTGGGTGTTTGCTCAAGTCAAG TCATTCTTTCAGTCAGCAAAGTCGAACTCAAGTCTGAGGGCCAGTCTACATGAAGATAAGAATGTCTTCTTCCTGCATCTGCTGGGTATTGACACAAATGGACATGCTCACAGACCAATGTCACA GGAGTACCTAGAAAACATTGGACTAGTAGACAATGGTTTATCTGAGATGGTGTCTCTAGTGGAAGACTTCTTTGGTTATGATGGCAAAACAGCTTATGTGTTTACCTCTGATCATGGCATGACAAATTGGG GTTCCCATGGTGCAGGCCATCCATCTGAGACACTCACCCCTTTAGTGGTGTGGGGAGCTGGAGTTAATAGTGCCCAGACAGTCACTGAACCCCAACCATATGAAGATGGATATCTCCAAG ATTGGAAACTAGAGCACCTTCGTAGAGTTGACGTCAGCCAG gCTGACATTGCACCCCTCATGGCCTCTCTTATTGGTGTGCCCATTCCTGTCAATTCAGTT GGTGTGTTACCTCTTCCCTACCTCAACAACAGTGACCTATTCAAGGCAGAGAGCATGTACACCAATGCTATTCAAGTACTTGAACAATTCAAG ATGAAAATGGCCCAGAAAAAGGAGACAACgttgtcttttctcttcaccCCATACCA ACTACTGACTGAATCAAAACAAGCAGAATTCATCCACAAGGCCAGAATACTTATTCAGCTGGGGAAGTATGAGGATGCT ATCTCATTGTGTCAGTCTCTGATATCCCATTCTCTGGAGGGTCTGGTTTACTACCATACCTATGACAGGTTCTTCCTGGGTTGCAGTGTGGTACTGGGATTTGTAGGCTGGACCTCATATGTTGCTTTAGTAATACTTAAGACTCATGCCAGCCTCAACAGACGTCCCAGTATCCTCAAGCAG GATCAAAGTAATACCCTGGCAaggctgtgcatgtgtgtgacagctGTAATCACTCTGTTCTTGTTTATCCAAAGAAGCCCTGCTACCTACTACATTTACTGCCTGCTGCCTGTCCCTGTATGGTACTCAGTCCTGAAAGA GTCGGGAACTCTAACTGATTTGATTAAATCTGCTCCATCTCTTCCACTGTGGAAATGTTTTGGCTATTTTGTCCTGGTGGCATTTGGAATCGAGCTACTG GTGGTGAGTTTCTTCTATCGCACCATGCTGACAGTTGGCCTcgctgtcctctctctctggccCTTCCTATCAGGAGTTTTTGGCATCGCTAAG TACCGCTCTCTGAGCTGGTTTTTCAGCTGTCTATTCTTGGCTCTTTTCCCGTTAATGCCTGTTGTAGGTAGAGAGCCCAACATGCATCTCGT TGCATGTGCGGGGCTGCTCACGCTTTTCACTTCAGTTTGTTACCTCTGGTCATCACAACGACAAACACCACTGCATCTCAGTGACAGACAGCTGTTTGTTGCCCAG ATGCTTCATGTGGCAATGTGTGCCTATGTGCCATCCCTCACACACTCTAGTCTGCAACAGAAACAGGGCCTGCcgctttttaatcaaatcatcAGCTGGGCCACATTAG CATCTTCTATGCTGGTTCCATTGGTGAGCTCTACGCGTATTTTCCATCGTCTCCTCAGTATATTGCTGTCTCTCACAGCCACATACCTGCTGCTCAGCACTGG ATCAGAAGCCTTGTTCCCCCCTGTTCTCTCCTGGTTAATGTTTGTGTGGATCAACATTGAACAGGAAGCAATGCTTGCCCAAGGTCTCTCTGGCAGACAAGAG ctCTCCTCTATTGATTTCTCAGCAAATATTGACATTGCCAAGATAAGACAACTGAAGTTGGATGACATTAGAAgatcttattttttt GTATTTTTTATAATAACAGCTTTCTTTGGCACAGGGAACATAGCTTCCATTAACAG TTTTGACCCGGCCTCGGTTTATTGTTTCCTGACTGTCTTCAACCCTTTCATCATGGGTGGGCTGATGATGTGGAAG GTTATCATTCCATTCATAATAGTAATGTGCACTTTTGAGACCATCCAAGTTGCAACGCAGCTTTCATCGAGAAG tttgtttcttATAGTCCTGGTCATATCTGACTTGATGGCTCTG CACTTTTTCTTCCTGGTGCAGGACTATGGCAGCTGGTTGGACATTGGCACAAG CATTAGCCACTATGTGATAGTGATGTCAATGACCATCTTCCTGATGCTGCTAAGTGTGGTCACACACATACTCACTTCACAAAGACTCATCATGTGGAAGAGACCCAAGTCGCACTTCTCCTAA
- the gpr141 gene encoding probable G-protein coupled receptor 141 isoform X1, with translation MEYTHKPMVTSSPLTESRTSTVTQSTLFTEATSTNKTGPIEPEYHTLLMAINCVVLVIGTISLSLTMHILNYSSTSSTSIAVLNLIFAHFIFLITVPFRIYYYVTNTWTLGHSWCKVVSSMIHIHMYMSFIFYVIILITRLLAFYNKGGQLHCFQRIHALLLSTVVWAVVLVMVPCIIHFYYGQNSTPNGSTCFKFGTSIGYAAKLINYIISIVIIVVATVLTVLQAYVVWDLYKRHPMGCNLQQDFWAQLKSLFFALIMVVSFIPYHIFRFYYLENIDVQNLNEVFLSLTTFNCLDMLNFMGRRNWYMCCLGKISCM, from the exons ATGGAGTACACACACAAGCCAATGGTAACCTCTTCTCCTTTGACAGAAAG TAGGACTTCCACAGTAACCCAGAGCACACTATTCACAGAAGCAACCTCCACGAATAAAACTGGCCCCATAGAACCGGAGTACCACACCCTCCTGATGGCCATCAACTGCGTGGTTCTTGTTATTGGTACTATCAGCCTGAGCCTGACGATGCACATCCTGAATTACAGCTCTACATCCAGTACCTCCATCGCCGTACTCAATCTCATCTTTGCCcatttcatcttcctcatcactGTGCCCTTCAGAATTTACTATTACGTGACTAACACCTGGACTCTGGGCCACAGCTGGTGTAAAGTGGTGAGCAGCATGATTCACATCCACATGTACATGTCCTTTATCTTCTATGTGATCATCCTCATCACGCGCCTGCTGGCATTCTACAACAAAGGCGGGCAGCTGCATTGTTTCCAGAGGATCCATGCACTCCTCCTCAGTACTGTGGTGTGGGCAGTGGTGCTAGTTATGGTCCCTTGTATCATCCACTTCTACTATGGCCAAAACAGTACACCAAATGGATCCACTTGCTTCAAGTTCGGCACAAGCATAGGATATGCTGCCAAGTTGATCAATTACATCATTAGCATAGTGATTATCGTGGTGGCCACGGTGCTGACAGTACTCCAAGCCTATGTCGTATGGGATTTATACAAGAGGCATCCTATGGGATGCAACTTGCAGCAGGACTTCTGGGCTCAGCTCAAGAGCTTGTTTTTCGCCCTCATTATGGTGGTCTCTTTCATTCCCTACCACATATTTCGATTCTACTACTTAGAAAACATTGATGTGCAGAACCTAAATGAAGTCTTTCTGAGTCTGACCACTTTTAACTGTTTGGACATGTTAAACTTCATGGGCAGGAGAAACTGGTACATGTGCTGCTTGGGAAAAATTTCTTGTATGTGA
- the gpr141 gene encoding probable G-protein coupled receptor 141 isoform X2, translating to MEYTHKPMVTSSPLTERTSTVTQSTLFTEATSTNKTGPIEPEYHTLLMAINCVVLVIGTISLSLTMHILNYSSTSSTSIAVLNLIFAHFIFLITVPFRIYYYVTNTWTLGHSWCKVVSSMIHIHMYMSFIFYVIILITRLLAFYNKGGQLHCFQRIHALLLSTVVWAVVLVMVPCIIHFYYGQNSTPNGSTCFKFGTSIGYAAKLINYIISIVIIVVATVLTVLQAYVVWDLYKRHPMGCNLQQDFWAQLKSLFFALIMVVSFIPYHIFRFYYLENIDVQNLNEVFLSLTTFNCLDMLNFMGRRNWYMCCLGKISCM from the exons ATGGAGTACACACACAAGCCAATGGTAACCTCTTCTCCTTTGACAGAAAG GACTTCCACAGTAACCCAGAGCACACTATTCACAGAAGCAACCTCCACGAATAAAACTGGCCCCATAGAACCGGAGTACCACACCCTCCTGATGGCCATCAACTGCGTGGTTCTTGTTATTGGTACTATCAGCCTGAGCCTGACGATGCACATCCTGAATTACAGCTCTACATCCAGTACCTCCATCGCCGTACTCAATCTCATCTTTGCCcatttcatcttcctcatcactGTGCCCTTCAGAATTTACTATTACGTGACTAACACCTGGACTCTGGGCCACAGCTGGTGTAAAGTGGTGAGCAGCATGATTCACATCCACATGTACATGTCCTTTATCTTCTATGTGATCATCCTCATCACGCGCCTGCTGGCATTCTACAACAAAGGCGGGCAGCTGCATTGTTTCCAGAGGATCCATGCACTCCTCCTCAGTACTGTGGTGTGGGCAGTGGTGCTAGTTATGGTCCCTTGTATCATCCACTTCTACTATGGCCAAAACAGTACACCAAATGGATCCACTTGCTTCAAGTTCGGCACAAGCATAGGATATGCTGCCAAGTTGATCAATTACATCATTAGCATAGTGATTATCGTGGTGGCCACGGTGCTGACAGTACTCCAAGCCTATGTCGTATGGGATTTATACAAGAGGCATCCTATGGGATGCAACTTGCAGCAGGACTTCTGGGCTCAGCTCAAGAGCTTGTTTTTCGCCCTCATTATGGTGGTCTCTTTCATTCCCTACCACATATTTCGATTCTACTACTTAGAAAACATTGATGTGCAGAACCTAAATGAAGTCTTTCTGAGTCTGACCACTTTTAACTGTTTGGACATGTTAAACTTCATGGGCAGGAGAAACTGGTACATGTGCTGCTTGGGAAAAATTTCTTGTATGTGA